From Methylobacterium radiodurans, a single genomic window includes:
- a CDS encoding xanthine dehydrogenase family protein molybdopterin-binding subunit, with the protein MDMNQPVGATPLDERPDGLVGKPIDRYEGRLKVTGRAPYAYEVREPRNPAYGYIVGAGIASGRIRAIQVGAARRAPGVLYVMTHETVPPQGEQREQVFPQLRGTEIRHFDQPVAFVVAETFEQARAAAALVTVQYDAAPPKASLRAALPETYKPKKAQTEPDSALGDFEGAFHAAPVKLDVEYTTPPQIHAQMEPHATIAEWRGDRLLLHTSNQMLNRGQKSLAAVLAVPEDTVRLVSRYIGGGFGSKLQPQPEAILAALAARVVNRPVKVAMTRQQEFHVATHRTPTIQRVRLGADETGRLTAISHESWSDATPGDQFFETSANVTRSLYAAPNRLTRHRIANLNVPVTSSMRAPGEAVGQLAFECAMDELAERLNLDPIELRVRNEPEQDPEKQVPFTVRQLVPCMREGARLFGWDRRQAAGTRREGRWMVGLGMSAAARLNPLMPSQALVRLNPDGTLTVRMAMTDIGTGTYTILAQIAGEMLGLSVEKIRVEIGDTAYPAAAGSGGSFGAGSAGSALYVACDNLRQALLAKAGMNPEGATFREGRAASGNRSEALADLAGPEGLEARGEIKPGRLKEAFSHYSFGAHFAEVGVDRDTGEVRLRRMLGVFTGGRILNPKTARSQAIGGMTFGVGAALMEDAVMDPRSGTFVNRDLAEYHVPVHADIPAIDAVFLPELDDKANPLKSKGLGELGICGAGAALANAIYNATGVRIRDYPMTLDKVLKGLEEQEGRGVRRS; encoded by the coding sequence ATGGACATGAACCAGCCGGTCGGCGCGACCCCGCTCGACGAGCGCCCCGACGGCCTCGTCGGCAAGCCCATCGACCGCTACGAGGGCCGCCTCAAGGTCACGGGCCGGGCGCCCTACGCCTACGAGGTGCGCGAGCCCAGGAACCCCGCCTACGGCTACATCGTGGGCGCCGGCATCGCGAGCGGGCGGATCCGCGCCATCCAGGTGGGCGCGGCCCGGCGCGCGCCCGGCGTCCTCTACGTCATGACGCACGAGACCGTGCCGCCGCAGGGCGAGCAGCGCGAGCAGGTCTTCCCCCAGCTCCGGGGCACGGAGATTCGCCACTTCGACCAGCCGGTCGCCTTCGTGGTGGCCGAGACCTTCGAGCAGGCCCGCGCGGCCGCGGCCCTCGTGACGGTCCAGTACGACGCCGCGCCCCCGAAAGCGTCGCTGCGCGCGGCTTTGCCCGAGACCTACAAGCCGAAGAAGGCCCAGACCGAGCCCGACAGCGCGCTCGGCGATTTCGAGGGCGCGTTCCATGCCGCCCCGGTGAAGCTCGACGTGGAGTACACCACCCCGCCCCAGATCCACGCCCAGATGGAGCCGCACGCCACCATCGCCGAGTGGCGCGGCGACCGGCTCCTGCTCCACACCTCCAACCAGATGCTGAACCGCGGGCAGAAATCGCTCGCCGCGGTGCTGGCCGTGCCCGAGGACACGGTGCGGCTGGTGAGCCGCTACATCGGCGGCGGCTTCGGCTCGAAGCTGCAGCCGCAGCCCGAGGCGATCCTAGCCGCGCTCGCCGCCCGCGTGGTCAACCGCCCCGTGAAGGTGGCGATGACTCGCCAGCAGGAGTTCCACGTCGCCACCCACCGCACGCCCACGATCCAGCGCGTGCGCCTCGGCGCCGACGAGACCGGCCGCCTCACGGCGATCAGTCACGAATCGTGGTCGGACGCGACGCCCGGCGACCAGTTCTTCGAGACCTCCGCCAACGTCACCCGCTCGCTCTACGCCGCGCCGAACCGCCTCACCCGCCACCGCATCGCGAACCTCAACGTGCCCGTCACCTCGTCCATGCGCGCCCCCGGCGAGGCGGTGGGCCAGCTCGCCTTCGAGTGCGCCATGGACGAGCTGGCCGAGCGGCTGAACCTCGATCCGATCGAGCTGCGCGTGCGGAATGAACCGGAGCAGGACCCGGAGAAGCAGGTACCCTTCACGGTTCGCCAGCTCGTGCCCTGCATGCGCGAGGGCGCGCGCCTGTTCGGCTGGGACCGGCGGCAGGCGGCGGGCACGCGGCGCGAGGGGCGCTGGATGGTCGGGCTCGGCATGTCGGCCGCCGCCCGCCTCAACCCGCTGATGCCCTCTCAGGCCCTGGTGCGGCTGAACCCGGACGGCACGCTCACCGTGCGCATGGCGATGACCGATATCGGCACCGGCACCTACACGATCCTGGCCCAGATCGCGGGCGAGATGCTGGGGTTGTCGGTCGAAAAAATCCGGGTCGAGATCGGCGACACGGCCTATCCGGCGGCCGCGGGCTCGGGCGGCTCCTTCGGGGCGGGCTCGGCCGGCTCGGCGCTGTACGTGGCCTGCGACAACCTCCGGCAGGCCCTGCTGGCCAAGGCCGGCATGAACCCGGAGGGCGCCACCTTCCGCGAGGGCCGCGCCGCCTCGGGCAACCGCTCGGAGGCGCTGGCCGACCTCGCCGGGCCCGAGGGCCTGGAGGCGCGGGGCGAGATCAAGCCCGGCCGCCTGAAGGAGGCCTTCTCGCACTACTCGTTCGGCGCGCATTTCGCGGAGGTCGGCGTCGACCGCGACACCGGCGAGGTCCGGCTGCGGCGGATGCTCGGCGTGTTCACGGGCGGGCGCATCCTCAACCCCAAGACGGCCCGCTCCCAGGCCATCGGCGGCATGACCTTCGGGGTCGGCGCCGCCCTGATGGAGGACGCCGTGATGGACCCGCGCTCCGGCACCTTCGTGAACCGGGATCTGGCCGAGTACCACGTGCCGGTCCACGCCGACATCCCGGCCATCGACGCGGTCTTCCTGCCCGAACTCGACGACAAGGCGAACCCGCTCAAGAGCAAGGGCCTGGGCGAACTCGGCATCTGCGGCGCGGGCGCGGCGCTCGCCAACGCGATCTACAACGCCACGGGCGTGCGGATCCGGGATTACCCGATGACGCTCGACAAGGTGCTGAAGGGGTTGGAGGAGCAGGAGGGGCGTGGGGTGCGGCGGAGTTAG
- a CDS encoding SDR family oxidoreductase, whose product MTHPLAGKVALVTGGSRGIGAAIVRRLSRNGAAVAFTYANSPDRAEALAAELAASGAHVAALRADSADPDAVRGAVQATVERFGRLDILVNNAGILVPGTVEDVTLADFDRQVAVNVRAPFVAAQEAARHMREGGRIISVGSVGADRSGFPGTTVYSMTKAAVASLTRGLARDLGPRGITVNTIQPGPVVSEMSAGMEAMLTPLIALGRMGQDTEIAALAAFLSGPEAGFITGAALTADGGYLA is encoded by the coding sequence ATGACACATCCCCTCGCCGGCAAGGTCGCCCTCGTCACGGGCGGGTCCCGGGGCATCGGCGCGGCCATCGTGCGGCGCCTTAGCCGGAACGGCGCCGCCGTCGCCTTCACCTACGCGAACTCGCCGGATCGCGCCGAGGCCCTCGCGGCTGAGCTCGCCGCGTCCGGCGCCCACGTGGCCGCCCTGAGGGCCGACAGCGCCGACCCGGACGCAGTCCGCGGGGCGGTGCAGGCCACCGTCGAGCGGTTCGGGCGCCTAGATATCCTTGTCAACAACGCCGGCATCCTGGTGCCCGGCACGGTCGAGGACGTCACGCTCGCGGACTTCGACCGGCAGGTCGCGGTCAACGTCCGGGCGCCTTTCGTCGCCGCGCAGGAGGCCGCCCGCCACATGCGGGAGGGTGGGCGGATCATCTCGGTCGGCAGCGTCGGGGCGGACCGCAGCGGCTTCCCGGGGACCACGGTCTACAGCATGACCAAGGCGGCGGTGGCTTCGCTGACCCGCGGGCTCGCGCGCGACCTCGGGCCCCGGGGCATCACGGTCAACACGATCCAGCCGGGCCCGGTCGTGAGCGAGATGTCTGCCGGGATGGAGGCGATGCTCACCCCGCTGATCGCGCTCGGGCGCATGGGGCAGGACACCGAGATCGCGGCGCTCGCGGCCTTCCTCAGCGGCCCGGAAGCCGGCTTCATCACGGGTGCGGCCCTGACCGCGGACGGCGGCTACCTTGCCTGA
- a CDS encoding LysR family transcriptional regulator, producing MEQIGLDRLTGIIAFARSASLGSYTAAARSLGISPSAVSKSVQRLEERLGLSLFTRTTRSLTLTPEGRDLHERALRLLREAEEIEQAAVAARSEPAGTLKVTAPFPVGTHLLAPALPRFRERYPKLSVDLRLGDRFADLIEEGIDVAIRVGELSDSRLISRRLAPHRLCAFASPGYLARRGTPAHPDELVGHDCVNFRFQSTGQVLRWPFRIGGRVVEITPDAGIVTDFSDAVAEILAAGGGIGISPTYIAAPYVERGALVPILQDFAVERSVVTALWPESRRGNPNVRAFLAFLDEVFPSPAPWDTLVVTSPEGGKKIPANT from the coding sequence ATGGAACAGATTGGCCTCGACCGCCTCACCGGCATCATCGCCTTCGCGCGCTCGGCCTCTCTCGGCAGCTACACCGCCGCTGCCCGTTCGCTCGGCATCTCGCCCTCGGCGGTAAGCAAGAGTGTGCAGCGGTTGGAGGAGCGGCTCGGCTTGAGCCTGTTCACGCGGACGACCCGCTCACTGACGCTGACGCCCGAGGGCCGCGACCTGCACGAGCGGGCGCTCCGGCTACTGCGCGAGGCCGAGGAGATCGAGCAGGCCGCCGTCGCGGCTCGCTCCGAGCCGGCCGGCACCCTGAAGGTGACGGCGCCGTTCCCGGTCGGCACCCACCTGCTCGCCCCGGCGCTTCCGCGGTTCCGCGAACGCTACCCGAAGCTGTCGGTCGACCTCCGTCTCGGTGACCGCTTCGCCGACCTGATCGAGGAGGGCATCGACGTCGCCATCCGGGTGGGGGAGCTCTCGGATTCGCGCCTGATCTCGCGACGCCTTGCGCCGCACCGGCTCTGCGCCTTCGCCTCACCCGGCTACCTGGCGCGCCGCGGCACACCGGCCCACCCGGACGAGCTCGTCGGCCACGACTGCGTGAACTTCCGCTTCCAGAGCACGGGCCAGGTCCTGCGCTGGCCGTTCAGGATCGGGGGACGCGTCGTCGAGATCACGCCTGACGCCGGCATCGTCACGGACTTCAGCGACGCCGTGGCCGAAATCCTGGCGGCGGGCGGGGGCATCGGCATCTCGCCGACCTACATCGCGGCACCCTATGTCGAACGGGGCGCGCTCGTGCCAATCCTGCAGGACTTCGCGGTCGAGCGGTCGGTCGTCACGGCGCTCTGGCCGGAAAGCCGGCGGGGCAATCCGAACGTAAGGGCGTTCCTGGCATTTCTCGACGAGGTGTTCCCGTCGCCAGCCCCATGGGACACGCTCGTTGTCACGTCTCCCGAAGGCGGGAAGAAAATCCCTGCGAACACGTAG
- a CDS encoding pirin family protein — translation MDATKLRRGDRMGDPARGFAVEIIRPGLSLGGGDSGLGAIGRIDRATVAPGHVIGMHPHRDDEILTYVRAGRMLHRDTVGNAEEITATRLMMMNAGHTFQHEERMLDPDPVEALQIFLRPRAADLEPRVQFHEFGEAVSRGAWRLLAAPEGAPLEVRAQAWVADARVPAGAALSLPPLPATGAVRLLHVFGGEVAVCGLALRAGETAYLTEDGGSAEARSEADLVLFATDPAAPVFRGGMFSGNVVAR, via the coding sequence ATGGATGCGACGAAGCTTAGACGCGGCGACCGAATGGGCGACCCGGCCCGCGGCTTCGCCGTGGAGATCATCCGTCCCGGGCTGAGCCTCGGCGGCGGCGACAGCGGTCTGGGGGCCATCGGGAGGATCGACCGCGCCACGGTGGCGCCCGGGCACGTCATCGGGATGCACCCGCACCGCGACGACGAGATCCTGACCTATGTCCGGGCCGGCCGAATGCTGCACCGGGACACGGTCGGAAACGCGGAGGAGATCACGGCCACGCGGCTCATGATGATGAACGCCGGCCACACCTTCCAGCACGAGGAGCGGATGCTCGACCCGGACCCGGTCGAGGCATTGCAGATTTTCCTGCGGCCGCGCGCTGCGGATCTCGAACCCCGGGTGCAGTTCCACGAATTCGGGGAGGCGGTCAGCCGCGGCGCTTGGCGCCTCCTCGCGGCACCTGAGGGCGCGCCGCTGGAGGTTCGCGCACAGGCATGGGTCGCCGACGCGCGTGTTCCGGCCGGAGCCGCCTTGTCCCTGCCTCCGCTCCCGGCGACCGGAGCGGTTCGCCTGCTCCACGTCTTCGGCGGCGAAGTCGCGGTTTGCGGCTTGGCGCTGCGGGCGGGCGAGACGGCCTACCTGACGGAGGATGGCGGGAGCGCGGAGGCCCGATCCGAAGCCGACCTCGTGCTGTTCGCGACCGATCCGGCCGCGCCGGTGTTCCGGGGCGGTATGTTCAGCGGGAACGTGGTGGCTCGGTGA
- a CDS encoding acyltransferase has translation MLASINIGTGTYIGRDLRVSSFKSTVTIGNNCQIASDVSLETNTHKLNEWSGPLRIRYQKPIVIRDGVWIGARALILPGVTIGENAVVAGGSVVTNDVPANTLFGGSPARFIRHLQPAMTYSFTCLAGICV, from the coding sequence GTGCTAGCGTCTATCAATATCGGCACGGGGACCTATATCGGGAGAGATTTGCGCGTCTCATCATTCAAAAGTACGGTTACGATAGGAAACAACTGCCAAATTGCCTCAGACGTGAGCTTAGAGACCAACACTCATAAATTGAACGAGTGGTCCGGTCCGCTTCGGATACGTTATCAGAAGCCGATCGTCATCCGAGACGGCGTCTGGATTGGAGCAAGGGCGCTAATCCTCCCGGGGGTCACAATCGGGGAGAATGCGGTCGTTGCTGGCGGCTCAGTCGTGACTAATGATGTCCCTGCGAATACGCTTTTCGGCGGATCTCCCGCCAGATTTATCAGACATCTTCAACCGGCAATGACCTACAGCTTTACTTGTCTCGCCGGAATTTGCGTGTAG
- a CDS encoding SDR family oxidoreductase — protein MTSTLRNRTVVVFGGTSGIGLAAARQAKDAGAQVIVVGFNAAGAERVAAENGFAGWRAADVTRPETVAAALADIPQVDHLVLLAGTFVAGKILEAEVDYLKRAFDERIWAAVHALRALGERLARDGSVTLISGALADRPSAQGTAVLAAASAAMEALARGLALELAPVRVNTLSPGTTDTPLLARTLGAHRDAYVAALTEKLPQRRLGTAEEAGAAVVFLMSNGFMNGETLHVDGGARLV, from the coding sequence ATGACCAGCACCCTCAGGAACCGCACCGTCGTCGTCTTCGGCGGCACCTCGGGCATCGGCCTCGCCGCCGCACGGCAGGCCAAGGATGCAGGCGCCCAGGTCATCGTGGTCGGCTTCAACGCCGCGGGCGCCGAGCGCGTCGCCGCGGAGAACGGGTTCGCCGGCTGGCGCGCCGCCGACGTGACCCGCCCCGAGACGGTCGCGGCGGCGCTGGCCGACATCCCGCAGGTCGACCACCTCGTGCTGCTCGCCGGCACGTTCGTGGCCGGCAAGATCCTGGAGGCCGAGGTCGACTACCTGAAGCGGGCCTTCGACGAGCGGATCTGGGCCGCGGTCCACGCCCTGCGCGCCCTCGGCGAGCGGCTGGCGCGGGACGGGTCGGTGACACTCATCTCCGGCGCGCTGGCCGACCGCCCGAGCGCCCAGGGCACCGCGGTGCTGGCCGCCGCCTCGGCCGCGATGGAGGCGCTCGCCCGCGGCCTCGCGCTGGAGCTGGCGCCGGTGCGGGTCAACACCCTCTCGCCCGGGACGACCGATACCCCGCTGCTCGCCCGCACGCTCGGCGCCCATCGCGACGCCTACGTCGCCGCGCTCACCGAGAAGCTTCCGCAACGGCGCCTCGGCACCGCCGAGGAGGCGGGCGCCGCGGTCGTCTTCCTGATGAGCAACGGCTTCATGAACGGCGAGACCCTGCACGTCGACGGCGGAGCCCGCCTCGTCTGA
- a CDS encoding acyl-CoA synthetase produces the protein MSDRHPPARFNAARYCLGANAAARPDKTALVLVGEGGETTRLTFGAADRAVRGIAAGLLGLGLVPGDRVMIRMGNEADYVLVYFGALAAGLVALPSSPQLTPTEAAFLMENSGARAVALAGGCRIEPADLGDRLLLGPEDIARLKSHAPLPDYADTAADDPATLVYTSGTTSRPKGVLHAHRTIWGRRPMLAHWLGLSETDVMLHAGTMNWTYTLGVGITDPWAAGATAVLYNGPRDPGVWPRLIAEHGATVFAAVPSLYRQILKYADLSAHDLSGLRHGCTAGEALPVDLLEAWETATAKPLYEALGMSEVSTYISSGPTTPVRPGSPGRPQPGRRVAILPRDGAPAPLPQGETGLLAIHRSEPGLMLGYWNRPDEEAQVFRGDWFCGGDLARLDEAGYLWFEGRADDLMNAMGYRVSPNEVEGVLAEHPDVAEVGVAELAVRADVSVVCGFVVLQPGAEPDAAALLDWCRARLAAYKCPREIRFLDALPRTPNGKVQRKRLPEAAAGLSAG, from the coding sequence TTGTCCGACCGTCACCCCCCTGCCCGCTTCAACGCCGCCCGCTACTGCCTGGGCGCGAACGCGGCGGCGCGGCCGGACAAGACGGCGCTCGTCCTGGTGGGCGAAGGGGGCGAGACCACCCGCCTCACCTTCGGCGCGGCCGACCGGGCCGTGCGCGGCATCGCGGCGGGGCTGCTCGGGCTCGGGCTGGTGCCCGGCGACCGGGTGATGATCCGCATGGGCAACGAGGCCGACTACGTGCTGGTCTACTTCGGCGCGCTCGCCGCCGGGCTCGTGGCCCTGCCCTCCTCGCCCCAGCTCACCCCCACGGAGGCCGCCTTCCTGATGGAGAATTCCGGGGCCCGCGCGGTGGCGCTGGCGGGCGGCTGCCGGATCGAGCCCGCCGACCTCGGTGACCGCCTGCTGCTCGGGCCGGAGGACATCGCCCGGCTGAAGAGCCACGCGCCGCTGCCCGACTACGCCGACACCGCCGCCGACGACCCGGCCACCCTCGTCTACACCTCCGGCACCACCAGCCGGCCGAAGGGCGTGCTGCACGCCCACCGCACCATCTGGGGCCGCCGGCCGATGCTGGCGCACTGGCTCGGGCTCTCCGAGACCGACGTGATGCTGCATGCCGGCACCATGAACTGGACCTACACGCTGGGCGTCGGCATCACCGACCCCTGGGCGGCGGGCGCCACCGCGGTGCTCTACAACGGGCCGCGCGACCCGGGCGTCTGGCCGCGCCTGATCGCCGAGCACGGCGCCACGGTCTTCGCCGCGGTGCCGAGCCTCTACCGGCAGATCCTGAAATACGCGGATCTCTCCGCCCACGACCTCTCCGGCCTGCGCCACGGCTGCACCGCGGGCGAGGCGCTGCCCGTCGACCTGCTGGAGGCCTGGGAGACGGCGACGGCCAAGCCGCTCTACGAGGCGCTCGGGATGAGCGAGGTCTCGACCTACATCTCCAGCGGGCCCACCACCCCCGTGCGGCCGGGCTCGCCCGGCCGGCCCCAGCCGGGCCGCCGCGTGGCGATCCTCCCCCGCGACGGGGCCCCCGCGCCGCTGCCCCAGGGGGAGACGGGGCTGCTCGCCATCCACCGCTCCGAGCCCGGGCTGATGCTCGGCTACTGGAACCGGCCCGACGAGGAGGCCCAGGTCTTCCGGGGCGACTGGTTCTGCGGCGGCGACCTCGCCCGGCTCGACGAGGCCGGCTACCTCTGGTTCGAGGGCCGAGCCGACGACCTGATGAACGCGATGGGCTACCGCGTCTCGCCGAACGAGGTCGAGGGGGTGCTGGCCGAGCACCCGGACGTGGCCGAGGTCGGGGTGGCGGAACTCGCCGTGCGGGCCGACGTCTCGGTGGTCTGCGGCTTCGTGGTGCTGCAGCCGGGCGCGGAGCCCGACGCCGCGGCGCTGCTCGACTGGTGCCGGGCGCGGCTCGCCGCCTACAAGTGCCCGCGCGAGATCCGCTTCCTCGACGCGCTGCCCCGCACCCCGAACGGCAAGGTGCAGCGGAAGCGCCTGCCCGAGGCCGCCGCAGGCTTGTCCGCCGGGTGA
- a CDS encoding glycosyltransferase family 2 protein, whose translation MADLAPLPLSVFIIAQNEADRIGAVIRAVRALSDDIVVVDSGSTDGTQALAESLSARVIHNPWPGYGPQKRFAEEQCRHPWLLNLDADEVVPDDLSAEIRALFAMGEPARPAWRLAIAEIFPGETRPHRWAYTLTPVRLYRLDAGRYSPSPVHDRVELRAGIEPGLLRGRVHHFSVRSLGDQLAKLNRYSDQQADDLEARGVTIPAWRVFVELPGNFLKAYLGRRHFARGTYGFLTAMNYAISRHLRVAKHYERRRRASAPGSPR comes from the coding sequence ATGGCCGACCTTGCCCCGCTGCCGCTCTCCGTCTTCATCATCGCCCAGAACGAGGCCGACCGGATCGGGGCGGTGATCCGGGCGGTGCGCGCCCTCTCCGACGACATCGTGGTGGTCGATTCGGGCTCGACGGACGGGACGCAAGCGCTGGCCGAGAGCCTCAGCGCCCGGGTGATCCACAACCCCTGGCCGGGCTACGGCCCGCAGAAGCGCTTCGCCGAGGAGCAGTGCCGCCACCCCTGGCTCCTCAACCTCGACGCCGACGAGGTGGTGCCCGACGACCTCTCCGCCGAGATCCGGGCGCTCTTCGCGATGGGCGAGCCCGCCCGCCCGGCCTGGCGCCTCGCCATCGCGGAGATTTTTCCAGGCGAGACCCGGCCCCACCGCTGGGCCTACACGCTCACCCCCGTGCGCCTCTACCGGCTCGACGCCGGCCGCTACTCCCCCTCCCCCGTCCACGACCGGGTGGAGCTGAGGGCCGGGATCGAGCCCGGCCTGTTGCGGGGGCGCGTCCACCACTTCTCGGTGCGCTCGCTCGGCGACCAGCTCGCCAAGCTCAACCGCTACTCCGACCAGCAGGCCGACGATCTGGAGGCCCGCGGCGTGACGATCCCCGCCTGGCGGGTCTTCGTGGAGCTGCCCGGCAACTTTCTGAAGGCCTATCTCGGCCGGCGCCACTTCGCGCGCGGCACCTACGGCTTCCTCACGGCGATGAACTACGCGATCTCGCGGCATCTGCGCGTCGCCAAGCACTACGAGCGCCGCCGCCGCGCCTCCGCCCCGGGCAGCCCGCGCTGA
- a CDS encoding isochorismatase family protein — protein MSYERLTAENAAVLFVDHQTGLANGVQTQSPADFLNNVKALVTIAQVYDLPAVITTSASDGPNGPIMPVVAHGLPNAAVVHRPGEINAFDNADFAAAVKATGRKKLLIAGISTDVCVAFAALSAKEAGYDVYAVVDASGTWSKLVEDAAITRMVQAGIVPINWVAVGAELLAHWQSATGEAHAKLMGDHLPFAGNNYAGFLAAKGQA, from the coding sequence ATGTCCTACGAGAGATTGACCGCCGAGAACGCCGCCGTCCTGTTCGTCGACCACCAAACCGGGCTCGCCAACGGCGTGCAGACCCAGTCGCCCGCGGACTTCCTGAACAACGTCAAGGCGCTTGTCACCATCGCGCAGGTCTACGACCTGCCGGCCGTGATCACGACCAGTGCCTCGGACGGCCCGAACGGACCGATCATGCCGGTCGTGGCCCACGGCCTGCCGAACGCCGCCGTGGTACACCGGCCGGGCGAGATCAACGCCTTCGACAACGCCGACTTCGCCGCTGCCGTGAAGGCCACCGGCCGCAAGAAGCTCCTGATCGCAGGGATCTCGACGGACGTGTGCGTCGCCTTCGCGGCCCTGTCGGCGAAGGAGGCGGGCTACGACGTCTACGCGGTCGTCGACGCCTCCGGCACCTGGAGCAAGCTCGTCGAGGACGCGGCCATCACCCGCATGGTCCAGGCCGGCATCGTGCCGATCAACTGGGTCGCGGTCGGCGCCGAGCTTCTGGCGCATTGGCAGTCCGCCACCGGCGAGGCGCACGCCAAGCTGATGGGCGACCACCTGCCCTTCGCCGGCAACAACTACGCCGGGTTCCTGGCCGCCAAGGGGCAGGCGTAA
- a CDS encoding LysR family transcriptional regulator, which produces MDINDLKTFVEVADAGGVSAASRRLNMAKSIVSRRLLRLEAELGTQLLARTTRGAALTEMGTTFREYAARICAEVDAALEAVSPSGALRGLLRVAVPSTFGPTHFAPAIAELTRRHPELQINCRYSDRYVDLVTEGFDCGIRVGYLADSNLVARRIGSFSVRLFASPDYVAAHGAPETPEDVPGHPAVMIGTETWTFSAGGKSFPVRPTGRFRADSAVAIAEATAAGAGVAALPDVIAEPYVAAGTLVPVMPGYALPAIGMFVVRPPGQHPSRKVQALTDLLIERFSR; this is translated from the coding sequence ATGGACATCAACGACCTGAAGACCTTCGTGGAGGTCGCCGACGCGGGCGGGGTCTCGGCCGCCTCCCGCCGCCTCAACATGGCGAAGTCCATCGTCAGCCGGCGGCTGCTGCGGCTGGAGGCCGAGCTCGGTACCCAGCTCCTCGCCCGCACCACCCGGGGCGCAGCCCTGACCGAGATGGGCACGACGTTCCGCGAGTACGCCGCACGGATCTGCGCGGAGGTGGACGCCGCCCTGGAGGCGGTCTCTCCCAGCGGCGCGCTCCGCGGCCTCCTGCGGGTCGCCGTGCCCTCCACGTTCGGCCCGACGCACTTCGCGCCGGCCATCGCGGAGCTCACCCGCCGCCATCCTGAACTGCAAATCAACTGCCGCTACAGCGACCGCTACGTCGACCTCGTCACGGAAGGCTTCGACTGCGGCATCCGGGTCGGCTACCTGGCGGATTCGAACCTCGTCGCACGCCGCATTGGGTCCTTTTCGGTTCGGCTATTCGCAAGCCCCGACTACGTCGCCGCGCACGGCGCGCCCGAGACGCCGGAGGATGTGCCCGGACACCCGGCCGTGATGATCGGCACGGAGACGTGGACGTTCAGCGCCGGTGGCAAGTCGTTCCCGGTCCGTCCGACGGGCCGCTTCCGGGCCGACAGCGCGGTGGCCATCGCGGAGGCCACGGCCGCGGGCGCGGGCGTCGCTGCGCTGCCCGACGTCATCGCGGAGCCCTACGTGGCGGCCGGCACCCTGGTGCCGGTCATGCCGGGATACGCCCTGCCCGCCATCGGCATGTTCGTCGTGCGCCCGCCCGGGCAGCACCCGTCGCGCAAGGTGCAGGCCCTGACGGACCTGCTGATCGAACGCTTCAGTCGTTAG
- a CDS encoding nuclear transport factor 2 family protein, giving the protein MPDTETSTAAEPDYDRLLRANLDRVFNERDAGKRAAALDELFVDEPVMYEPNDVVRGRAAIADVAGKLLEQFGPTFRFSPAGVAVGHHGLGTLRWEAGPDGGPVAVTGTDVAEMVGGRIARLWVLLNPPST; this is encoded by the coding sequence ATGCCCGACACCGAGACCTCAACCGCGGCGGAGCCAGACTACGACCGGCTCCTGCGTGCCAACCTGGATCGCGTCTTCAACGAGCGGGACGCCGGCAAGCGCGCCGCGGCCCTGGACGAGCTCTTCGTGGACGAGCCCGTCATGTACGAGCCTAACGATGTCGTGCGGGGGCGCGCTGCCATCGCCGACGTCGCCGGCAAGTTGCTGGAGCAGTTCGGGCCGACCTTCCGGTTCAGCCCGGCCGGCGTGGCCGTGGGGCACCACGGTCTTGGCACGCTGCGGTGGGAGGCCGGCCCCGATGGTGGGCCGGTTGCCGTTACCGGGACAGACGTCGCTGAGATGGTCGGCGGAAGGATCGCGCGCCTTTGGGTACTGCTCAACCCGCCGTCGACCTGA